One genomic region from Pantoea alfalfae encodes:
- a CDS encoding helix-turn-helix transcriptional regulator, producing MHFKVVCTNENYFFRLGISKIIEEALLSDTSVEFLPAYDAKNLCQADFILISVAQWRLYMCQPAYRDRKPGSILMVFVDDIEDITPEHLPLCYRSLIIISRRDSVRDIADKIIRFWLGNQGSARGFVPTDCSHCDFARITVVQLQVLSFLKKGYSVGQTAKRLNLSAKTIYAHKYNVMKKFSLSGDMAFNAFINDLTLLELYKGVIESAKF from the coding sequence ATGCATTTTAAAGTCGTTTGTACAAATGAGAACTACTTCTTTCGGCTGGGCATCTCCAAAATTATTGAGGAGGCACTGTTATCAGATACGTCAGTAGAATTCTTACCCGCCTATGACGCGAAAAATTTATGTCAGGCGGACTTTATACTGATTAGTGTTGCACAGTGGCGCCTTTATATGTGTCAGCCTGCCTACCGGGATCGGAAGCCCGGTAGCATTTTAATGGTCTTTGTTGACGATATTGAAGACATCACTCCTGAGCATTTGCCTCTCTGCTATCGTTCTTTGATTATCATTTCGCGCAGGGATTCTGTTCGCGATATTGCTGATAAAATCATCCGGTTCTGGCTGGGAAATCAGGGGAGCGCCAGAGGATTTGTACCCACGGATTGCTCACATTGCGATTTCGCGCGTATTACAGTAGTCCAGCTGCAGGTGCTAAGTTTTCTTAAGAAAGGGTATAGCGTAGGGCAGACAGCTAAACGGCTGAATCTCTCCGCTAAAACAATTTATGCACATAAATACAATGTCATGAAGAAGTTTTCGCTAAGTGGTGATATGGCCTTTAACGCCTTCATCAATGATCTGACGCTGCTTGAGCTTTATAAGGGGGTTATTGAGTCTGCAAAATTTTAA
- a CDS encoding helix-turn-helix domain-containing protein, with the protein MYRVTENHERIIDALAGYTQVANPDEISRGKRRYHLTKDNVRRVMFILDGDFLLKLKSENKVLNILSAPFVVGVTPALDEPPVYLERIDYGKVSFIDYDVFWRLVFEKDLFNDAMSILSGQYSDLMNYIQLPKNNSYDEVISLIGRWEKLPPHLKKRFSALYLIENSSHLSKSSICRVLKELKEKGELTLVNGKFT; encoded by the coding sequence ATGTATAGAGTGACTGAGAATCATGAGCGGATCATCGATGCGCTGGCCGGGTACACCCAGGTTGCTAATCCAGATGAGATTTCACGCGGTAAGCGTCGTTATCATCTCACTAAAGATAATGTACGCCGTGTAATGTTCATTCTTGATGGTGACTTCTTACTGAAATTAAAGAGTGAAAATAAGGTCTTAAATATTCTGTCTGCTCCCTTTGTTGTCGGTGTCACACCGGCACTCGATGAACCTCCTGTCTATCTGGAAAGAATCGATTATGGGAAGGTCAGTTTCATTGATTACGATGTGTTCTGGCGACTGGTATTTGAGAAAGACCTCTTTAACGATGCCATGTCCATTCTTTCGGGCCAGTACTCAGACCTGATGAACTACATTCAGCTACCCAAGAATAACTCATATGATGAAGTGATTTCTTTAATTGGTCGCTGGGAAAAATTGCCACCGCATCTTAAGAAGCGCTTTTCGGCACTTTACCTGATTGAAAACAGTTCTCATCTTTCAAAAAGCTCCATTTGCAGGGTTTTGAAAGAATTAAAAGAGAAAGGTGAACTGACCCTGGTTAATGGCAAGTTTACCTGA